A stretch of the Streptococcus suis genome encodes the following:
- a CDS encoding M20/M25/M40 family metallo-hydrolase: protein MKTLDYIVTLTQTPSPTGYTTDIMNYIKAEIEGFGYEATKTPKGGVLVTVPGKNDEEHRILTAHLDTLGAMVRAIKPDGRIKMDLVGGFGYPSIEGENCLIHCAKNGKTFTGTMLMHQTSVHVYRDASTAERNQTNMEIRLDEKVTTADEVRTLGIEVGDFISFDPRTIVTETGFIKSRHLDDKVSAAILIHLLKVYKEDGIVLPYTTHFYFSNNEEIGYGANSSLPDRVVEYLAVDMGAMGDDQQTDEYTVSICVKDASGPYHYELRQHLVSLAEREGIPYKLDIYPYYGSDASAAMRAGADVKHALLGAGIESSHSYERTHLDSVDATERMVDAYLKSLMVD from the coding sequence ATGAAGACACTTGATTACATCGTGACATTGACTCAAACTCCGTCACCAACTGGCTATACGACGGATATTATGAACTACATCAAAGCAGAGATTGAAGGTTTCGGTTATGAGGCGACTAAAACACCAAAAGGTGGTGTTTTGGTAACGGTACCGGGGAAAAATGATGAGGAGCACCGTATTTTGACAGCTCATCTGGATACATTGGGTGCTATGGTTCGGGCAATCAAACCGGATGGTCGTATAAAAATGGATTTGGTGGGTGGTTTTGGTTATCCTTCCATTGAAGGTGAAAACTGCTTGATACATTGTGCTAAAAATGGTAAGACCTTCACAGGTACAATGCTTATGCATCAAACGTCTGTCCATGTTTATCGTGATGCTAGTACAGCAGAGCGCAACCAGACCAATATGGAAATCCGATTGGACGAAAAAGTGACCACTGCTGATGAAGTGCGTACCTTGGGGATTGAAGTTGGTGATTTTATTTCCTTCGATCCAAGAACAATTGTGACAGAAACTGGGTTTATTAAGAGCCGCCATTTGGATGATAAGGTTTCTGCAGCTATTTTGATTCATTTGTTGAAGGTTTATAAAGAAGATGGGATTGTTTTACCTTATACCACTCATTTTTATTTTTCAAATAACGAAGAGATTGGTTATGGTGCTAATTCAAGTTTGCCAGATCGGGTTGTGGAGTATCTGGCTGTAGATATGGGAGCGATGGGTGATGACCAGCAGACGGACGAGTACACGGTTTCGATTTGTGTAAAAGATGCTTCAGGTCCTTATCACTATGAACTTCGTCAGCATTTAGTTTCTCTTGCTGAGAGAGAGGGAATTCCATATAAGCTGGATATCTATCCTTACTATGGTTCGGATGCATCGGCTGCTATGCGTGCGGGTGCAGATGTTAAGCATGCTTTACTGGGAGCAGGTATTGAGTCTAGTCACTCTTATGAACGAACTCATTTGGATTCAGTTGATGCGACTGAGCGGATGGTTGATGCTTATTTGAAATCGCTAATGGTAGACTAA
- the birA gene encoding bifunctional biotin--[acetyl-CoA-carboxylase] ligase/biotin operon repressor BirA, with the protein MKTYQKIYLLLKEKEDYISGEDMAKELGISRTSIWKAIRQLETLGLTIEAARNRGYKLAEGDLLLPELIAQELNLPVHLNGSSDSTQLDAKQGIELGHSSPALYLAPHQNKAKGRFGRPFYASKSGGIYMSLRLSPNVPFLAFKPYTILAAAAVVKAIQSLCDLDVQIKWVNDIYLGRKKVAGILTEAISSMESQTVTDVIIGVGINVRIDDFPKELHHIAGNLFEEQPPFTRNQLIIAIWKAFLETDEHELITLYKEKSLVVGQQVSFVENQIEFKGRAIAVTDTGNLVIQLENGKAKTISSGEISLTSWTASPPVE; encoded by the coding sequence ATGAAAACCTATCAAAAAATATATCTTCTTTTGAAAGAAAAAGAGGACTACATAAGTGGTGAAGATATGGCTAAGGAGCTAGGCATTTCACGAACATCCATTTGGAAGGCTATTCGCCAATTAGAAACCCTCGGTTTAACCATTGAAGCAGCCCGAAACCGTGGCTATAAACTGGCTGAAGGGGACTTACTCTTACCTGAATTGATTGCACAGGAACTTAACCTTCCAGTCCATCTCAATGGAAGCAGTGACTCCACCCAACTGGATGCCAAGCAAGGCATTGAACTAGGACATAGTAGCCCAGCACTCTACCTTGCACCACACCAAAACAAAGCAAAAGGACGATTCGGTCGACCATTTTACGCCTCAAAATCTGGTGGTATTTATATGTCACTTCGTCTATCGCCCAATGTCCCATTTCTTGCATTCAAACCATACACTATATTAGCTGCGGCTGCTGTGGTAAAAGCCATCCAGTCCCTCTGTGACTTGGATGTTCAAATCAAATGGGTCAACGACATCTATCTTGGACGCAAAAAAGTGGCTGGAATCTTAACCGAAGCAATTTCTTCGATGGAAAGTCAAACAGTAACTGACGTCATTATCGGTGTCGGCATCAATGTTCGTATTGACGATTTCCCAAAAGAACTACACCATATTGCAGGCAACCTTTTTGAGGAACAACCACCCTTTACCCGCAATCAACTCATCATAGCCATCTGGAAAGCTTTTCTTGAAACAGATGAACATGAATTAATCACGCTTTACAAAGAAAAATCACTTGTTGTCGGTCAACAAGTGAGCTTTGTAGAAAATCAAATTGAATTTAAAGGCAGAGCAATCGCCGTTACCGATACAGGTAATTTAGTGATTCAACTAGAGAATGGAAAAGCAAAGACAATCTCCAGCGGGGAAATCAGTCTTACTTCTTGGACTGCTTCTCCACCAGTTGAATAA
- a CDS encoding DUF3272 family protein, whose product MKLSQFLFLAITTILAVYFMNASILTGDYLIAGIYAYIGYRNLHFAYKVTKFIQLVEKQSKK is encoded by the coding sequence ATGAAACTTTCTCAATTTCTTTTTTTAGCCATTACGACAATATTAGCAGTATACTTTATGAATGCCTCTATTTTGACAGGAGATTATTTAATAGCTGGAATTTATGCTTATATTGGCTATCGAAACCTCCATTTTGCCTATAAAGTAACGAAATTTATTCAACTGGTGGAGAAGCAGTCCAAGAAGTAA
- a CDS encoding DNA polymerase III subunit gamma/tau: protein MYQALYRKYRSQTFGEMVGQEVVATTLKQAIEQGKISHAYLFSGPRGTGKTSAAKIFAKAMNCPNQVDGEPCNDCYICQAITEGSLEDVIEIDAASNNGVDEIRDIRDKSTYAPSLATYKVYIIDEVHMLSTGAFNALLKTLEEPTENVVFILATTELHKIPATILSRVQRFEFKSIKVTDIQEHLAAILTKEGLAFDEQALTIIARRAEGGMRDALSILDQALSLSQHQQVTVDIAEEITGSISLRALDDYVASLRQADSASALGHLQTLFDQGKSMSRFATDLLHYLRDLLIVQTGGENTHLTTGFTENLALAQDRIFTMIEMVTKGLSDIKSSPQPKIYAEMMTIRLAEEGSPSGAIAELPADLVSQLAHLQEQVADLQKQLSQLSSQPSAIKPVSRKPQAPKKYRLDTSKVHAILQEAMENPALARENLTRLQNAWGEIIESLSGADRALLVGSQPVAANENHAILAFESPLNAEQTMKRDNLNTMFGNILSKAAGFSPQILAIAQEDWVSIRAEFSAKAKGQKTQEIKTETSPVPEEFGFLADAVEIRND from the coding sequence ATGTACCAAGCTTTATATCGGAAGTACCGAAGCCAGACCTTTGGGGAGATGGTGGGGCAAGAGGTGGTCGCAACGACGCTCAAGCAAGCTATTGAGCAGGGGAAAATTAGCCATGCCTATCTCTTTTCTGGTCCTCGTGGAACGGGTAAGACATCGGCTGCGAAAATTTTTGCCAAGGCCATGAATTGCCCGAATCAGGTTGATGGTGAACCTTGTAACGACTGTTATATTTGTCAAGCGATTACGGAAGGTAGCTTGGAAGATGTCATTGAGATTGATGCAGCTTCCAATAATGGTGTAGATGAGATTCGTGATATTCGTGATAAATCGACCTATGCGCCTAGTCTTGCAACCTATAAGGTCTATATCATCGACGAGGTTCATATGTTGTCTACAGGGGCCTTCAACGCACTATTGAAAACCCTAGAAGAACCAACGGAGAATGTGGTCTTTATTCTAGCAACTACGGAATTGCACAAGATTCCTGCTACCATTCTGTCAAGGGTGCAACGATTTGAATTTAAGTCCATCAAGGTGACGGACATTCAGGAGCACTTGGCTGCAATTTTGACCAAGGAAGGCCTTGCCTTTGATGAACAAGCATTGACCATCATTGCACGTCGGGCAGAAGGTGGGATGCGGGATGCCTTGTCCATATTGGACCAGGCATTGAGTCTTAGTCAACATCAGCAGGTAACTGTGGATATTGCTGAGGAAATTACAGGCTCCATCAGCTTACGTGCCTTGGATGATTATGTGGCTAGTCTCCGTCAGGCAGATAGCGCCTCAGCACTTGGACATCTACAAACCTTGTTTGATCAAGGAAAGAGTATGAGCCGTTTTGCCACAGACCTCTTGCATTATTTGAGGGATCTCCTCATTGTACAGACGGGTGGTGAAAATACCCATTTGACCACTGGTTTTACGGAAAATCTAGCTCTGGCTCAGGATCGGATTTTTACTATGATTGAGATGGTGACAAAAGGTTTGTCAGACATCAAGTCTAGCCCTCAACCGAAAATTTATGCGGAGATGATGACAATTCGTTTGGCAGAAGAAGGCTCACCTTCGGGAGCAATCGCAGAGCTGCCAGCTGATTTGGTCAGCCAACTTGCTCATCTTCAAGAACAAGTTGCGGATTTGCAGAAACAACTAAGTCAATTATCTAGTCAACCAAGTGCTATTAAGCCAGTTTCACGCAAGCCACAGGCTCCGAAGAAGTACCGATTGGATACCAGCAAGGTTCATGCTATTTTACAAGAGGCTATGGAAAATCCAGCCTTGGCGCGTGAAAATTTGACGCGTTTGCAAAATGCATGGGGAGAAATCATCGAAAGCTTATCTGGAGCAGATCGTGCCTTGCTTGTTGGTTCTCAACCAGTTGCTGCGAATGAAAACCATGCTATACTTGCTTTTGAGTCCCCACTCAATGCCGAACAGACTATGAAACGTGATAATCTCAACACCATGTTTGGAAATATTCTCAGCAAGGCAGCTGGTTTTTCGCCACAGATTTTAGCCATTGCTCAAGAGGATTGGGTTAGCATACGAGCAGAATTTTCGGCTAAGGCAAAAGGGCAAAAAACACAAGAAATCAAAACCGAAACCAGCCCAGTTCCAGAAGAATTTGGATTTCTGGCCGACGCAGTTGAAATTCGAAATGATTGA
- a CDS encoding GAF domain-containing protein → MTKQEKISNYQLLLAQLEALLEGETNALANLSNASALLNQALPNSVFTGFYLYDGSELILGPFQGGVSCVHIALGKGVCGESASKRQTIIVEDVRLHDNYISCDATALSEIVVPMVKNDQLLGVLDLDSRLVADYDTIDQEYLEQFVALLVEKTDWNFAMFGEKR, encoded by the coding sequence ATGACAAAACAAGAAAAAATTTCAAACTATCAATTATTGTTGGCCCAATTGGAGGCTCTTTTAGAGGGTGAAACCAATGCTTTAGCCAATCTATCAAATGCTTCTGCCTTACTTAATCAAGCTCTACCAAACTCTGTCTTTACAGGATTTTACTTGTATGATGGTAGTGAATTGATTTTGGGACCTTTTCAAGGTGGCGTTTCCTGTGTTCATATTGCACTTGGAAAAGGAGTCTGCGGTGAGTCGGCTTCTAAACGCCAGACGATTATCGTAGAGGATGTTCGTTTGCATGACAATTATATTTCCTGCGATGCGACAGCTCTTTCGGAAATTGTGGTGCCAATGGTGAAAAACGACCAATTATTGGGCGTTTTGGACTTGGATTCTAGGTTGGTCGCTGATTACGATACCATTGACCAGGAATACCTTGAGCAGTTCGTCGCGCTCTTAGTGGAGAAGACGGACTGGAATTTTGCTATGTTTGGAGAAAAACGCTAA
- a CDS encoding DUF1294 domain-containing protein codes for MSVKQGFALFLMIWNLVVFLVYGLDKGKARKGSYRISEKTLLMMTYVGGGLGAWAGGAYFRHKTQKKYFQLAWAVGVLIDALLIYWMWK; via the coding sequence ATGTCTGTAAAGCAGGGATTTGCATTGTTCTTAATGATTTGGAACCTGGTCGTTTTTTTAGTCTATGGACTTGACAAGGGAAAGGCTAGAAAGGGTTCTTACCGAATTTCAGAAAAGACCTTGTTGATGATGACCTATGTTGGTGGTGGTCTAGGTGCTTGGGCTGGCGGTGCCTATTTTCGTCATAAAACTCAGAAAAAGTATTTTCAACTAGCTTGGGCCGTAGGTGTCTTGATTGACGCCTTGTTGATATACTGGATGTGGAAATAG
- a CDS encoding PadR family transcriptional regulator, protein MPKDRILPYIILGIVATCNRRVTGKEITDFVQLDLGEFWQVAHSQVYPELKRMTQDGWITCHAVPGNEKEKQYELTAKGREILEQWLAIPNESTPYQKDIFSIKMYFIEDRSDPRVSELLTYQVQVIEKHLRHLEKRKEELFSETDGEHVPYGQYLILSRAIERNQSQLQWLQNTIQNL, encoded by the coding sequence ATGCCGAAAGACAGAATTTTACCCTATATCATTTTAGGAATAGTAGCAACTTGCAACCGTAGGGTCACTGGAAAAGAGATTACTGACTTTGTTCAACTAGATTTAGGAGAATTTTGGCAAGTAGCTCACAGTCAAGTATACCCTGAACTTAAACGGATGACTCAAGATGGTTGGATAACTTGCCATGCAGTTCCAGGAAACGAAAAAGAAAAGCAGTATGAATTAACTGCAAAAGGACGAGAAATTTTGGAACAATGGCTTGCCATTCCAAATGAATCTACACCTTACCAAAAAGATATCTTTTCTATAAAAATGTATTTTATTGAAGACCGCTCAGATCCTAGAGTTTCCGAATTATTAACCTATCAGGTTCAGGTTATTGAAAAGCATTTGCGTCATCTTGAAAAACGTAAAGAGGAACTTTTTTCGGAAACTGATGGTGAACATGTTCCTTATGGGCAATATTTAATTCTGTCACGGGCCATTGAACGCAATCAATCACAGCTACAATGGCTACAAAATACGATTCAAAATTTATAA
- a CDS encoding uridine kinase — translation MTQKPIIIGVTGGSGGGKTSVSRAILNNFPNARISMIEHDSYYKNQSHLTFEERILTNYDHPLAFDTDLMIYHLSELLAGRSVDIPIYDYTQHTRSERTYRQEPQDVFIVEGILVLEDKRLRDLMDIKVFVDTDDDIRIIRRIKRDMEERGRSLDSIIEQYTSVVKPMYHQFIEPTKRYADIVIPEGVSNVVAIDLINTKVESILRERG, via the coding sequence ATGACTCAAAAACCAATAATAATTGGCGTTACCGGAGGTTCAGGTGGAGGTAAAACAAGTGTCTCTCGTGCCATTTTAAATAACTTTCCAAATGCACGGATTTCAATGATTGAGCATGACTCCTACTATAAAAATCAGTCCCACTTAACCTTTGAAGAACGGATATTGACCAATTATGACCATCCACTAGCCTTTGATACAGACTTGATGATCTATCATTTGAGTGAATTACTGGCTGGGCGTTCAGTGGATATTCCGATATATGATTATACTCAGCATACACGGTCAGAAAGGACTTATCGTCAAGAACCTCAGGATGTATTTATTGTAGAGGGAATTTTAGTACTAGAAGACAAACGTCTTCGGGATTTAATGGACATCAAAGTATTTGTGGATACTGATGATGACATTCGTATTATCCGTCGTATAAAACGTGATATGGAGGAGCGTGGCCGTAGCTTAGATAGTATCATAGAGCAATATACATCTGTTGTAAAACCGATGTATCACCAGTTTATTGAGCCGACTAAGCGCTATGCGGATATCGTGATACCAGAGGGTGTTTCAAATGTAGTTGCCATCGACTTAATCAATACAAAGGTGGAGAGTATTTTAAGAGAGCGTGGTTAG
- a CDS encoding gfo/Idh/MocA family oxidoreductase has translation MIDFGIIGTSPITHQFIKAALQTNKYQFRAVFSRHYDTAESFAKPYEKVDLFTDFSSFLSSEIDLVYIASPNSLHYQQAKAVLLAGKHAIVEKPMVSTPAEFEDLRQIASEKGLFLFEAARNFQEESFQTIRQFLADKSIIGGHFSYAKYSSKMPELLAGNTPNIFSADFSGGALMDLGVYAVYAAIGLIGAPHTARYVAQQLPSSVDLNGLGQLVYENFTVGIQAGKNMTSHLPSEIYTSEGTLTLNACQHISSAIFTKNNGEQYQLPLASRDQSMIEEAMHFAQVIEEANHPLADQWLDVASDVHRTLYLMRQDAGITFKADTHEN, from the coding sequence ATGATTGATTTTGGCATAATTGGCACTTCTCCTATCACTCATCAGTTTATCAAAGCAGCACTTCAAACGAATAAATATCAATTTAGAGCTGTTTTTTCTCGACACTATGATACAGCTGAATCCTTTGCAAAACCATATGAAAAGGTAGACTTGTTTACTGATTTTTCATCATTTTTATCTTCTGAAATTGACCTTGTTTACATTGCTAGTCCAAATTCCTTGCACTACCAGCAGGCAAAGGCCGTACTCTTGGCTGGAAAACACGCTATCGTTGAAAAGCCAATGGTATCAACTCCAGCAGAATTTGAAGATTTACGCCAAATTGCCTCTGAAAAAGGGCTATTCTTGTTTGAAGCAGCTCGAAACTTTCAAGAAGAATCCTTTCAGACGATTCGACAATTCTTGGCAGATAAATCCATTATCGGTGGGCATTTTTCTTATGCCAAATATTCTTCAAAAATGCCTGAATTGCTAGCTGGAAATACACCGAATATCTTTTCAGCTGATTTTTCAGGTGGCGCACTCATGGATCTTGGCGTCTATGCTGTTTATGCCGCCATAGGTCTTATCGGTGCCCCACATACAGCTCGTTACGTAGCCCAACAATTACCATCTAGTGTTGATTTAAATGGGCTTGGGCAACTAGTCTATGAAAACTTTACTGTGGGTATTCAAGCAGGAAAAAATATGACCAGTCATCTACCTAGCGAAATCTATACTAGCGAGGGTACTTTGACCTTAAACGCTTGTCAGCATATCAGCTCTGCTATTTTTACAAAAAATAATGGGGAGCAATACCAACTCCCTCTTGCTTCGAGGGACCAATCCATGATTGAAGAAGCCATGCATTTTGCACAAGTCATCGAAGAGGCAAATCACCCATTGGCAGATCAGTGGTTAGATGTTGCTTCAGATGTTCACCGGACCCTCTATCTGATGCGTCAAGACGCAGGAATTACATTTAAGGCGGATACTCATGAAAACTAA
- a CDS encoding DEAD/DEAH box helicase: MKTNFPSVWQEMLEKAGFDSLTDIQQQAYEPIFTGKDLLAISPTGTGKTLAYLWPSLLALTPKKSQQLLILAPNTELAGQIFEVCKGWSEAIGLQAQLFLSGSSQKRQIERLKKGPEILIGTPGRVFELIKLKKIKMMNINTIILDEFDQLFSDSQYHFVEKIINYVPRNHQLIYMSATAKFDRQKISPTVETIDLSEQKLDNIQHYYLMVEKRDRQNLLKKFANVPDFRALVFFNSLSDLGATEERLNYNGANAISLASDVNVKFRKVIIDRFKDHQIQLLLATDLVARGIDIDNLECVLNFEVPFDQEAYTHRAGRTGRMGKDGVVITLVSNPNELKQLKKYASVQEVILKNQELYKV; the protein is encoded by the coding sequence ATGAAAACTAATTTCCCTTCTGTATGGCAAGAAATGCTGGAAAAAGCTGGTTTTGATAGCTTGACTGATATTCAACAACAAGCATATGAGCCGATTTTTACAGGAAAAGACTTACTTGCAATCAGTCCAACTGGAACAGGAAAGACCCTAGCCTACCTCTGGCCAAGTCTACTTGCTCTTACCCCCAAAAAATCCCAGCAATTATTGATTCTGGCTCCAAATACAGAATTAGCTGGGCAGATTTTCGAAGTGTGTAAAGGCTGGTCCGAAGCTATCGGATTACAAGCACAGTTATTCTTATCAGGATCCAGTCAAAAACGACAAATTGAACGATTAAAAAAAGGGCCGGAAATCTTAATCGGTACACCTGGTCGCGTGTTTGAATTGATTAAATTAAAAAAAATAAAGATGATGAATATCAATACCATCATCTTAGATGAATTTGATCAGCTATTCTCTGATTCTCAATATCATTTTGTAGAAAAAATTATCAACTATGTTCCTCGCAATCATCAATTGATCTATATGAGTGCAACTGCTAAATTTGATCGGCAAAAGATTTCACCTACTGTTGAAACAATCGATTTATCGGAGCAAAAATTAGACAATATTCAGCACTATTATCTGATGGTTGAAAAACGTGATCGACAAAACTTGTTGAAAAAATTTGCAAATGTGCCAGATTTTCGAGCATTGGTCTTCTTTAATAGCTTATCTGATCTTGGTGCAACTGAAGAACGACTAAACTACAACGGAGCCAATGCAATTTCTCTCGCTTCTGATGTCAATGTCAAGTTTAGAAAGGTCATTATTGATCGATTTAAAGACCACCAGATCCAGCTCTTACTAGCCACAGATTTAGTAGCTCGTGGGATTGATATCGATAATTTAGAATGCGTCCTCAATTTTGAGGTTCCTTTTGACCAGGAAGCCTATACACATCGGGCTGGTCGAACTGGTCGAATGGGTAAGGATGGAGTGGTTATTACCCTTGTTTCAAATCCAAATGAACTCAAACAACTAAAAAAATATGCTTCTGTCCAAGAAGTTATCTTAAAAAATCAAGAGCTATATAAAGTATAA
- a CDS encoding peptidoglycan GlcNAc deacetylase — protein sequence MKEESRVKKLLLILTNLLLVGMICFFSLMIYHRIQENQITQFIARKERVFLKHGQTNLRTGNVGSTHVVASIPTDDAGKKIGLVENRMVEYVHQKLGEAKPTGNINRIFLVSSRLGKTNFRKVRALVIKSEEYHLSTLEIEKDGEESIGELLLTEDQQLFTLKRFFTDSDAAREILSNKLKEKLDQSSLSDSEKTQLLNLIGDIDLDRLPFSYEDSQLKVKIVQGSQETTLSIPISELYPVLNSDYLSEADVAGYKEYLQELEELERRKTARNISLTFDDGPNSSTTPVVLDLLKKYNAKATFFVIGQNIEGNEWILQRMKAEGHEIANHTWSHANLTKLSPDTIRQEVEKTQVAIEKAVGQRSRLVRPPYGAVNKQVANVVNLPSICWNVDTLDWSSHNPQAILNQVKSNACPGSFILMHDIHKETVKSLDSVLQFLTSQGYSMVTVSESLGTNLNTQFVYYDQQSATMPTQ from the coding sequence ATGAAAGAGGAATCTCGCGTGAAGAAATTATTACTGATACTAACCAATCTACTGTTGGTTGGTATGATTTGTTTTTTTAGTCTAATGATTTACCATCGTATTCAAGAAAATCAAATAACCCAGTTCATTGCAAGAAAGGAACGTGTCTTTTTAAAGCATGGTCAAACGAACTTGAGAACAGGAAATGTGGGCTCCACTCATGTTGTTGCTTCCATTCCAACCGATGATGCTGGCAAGAAAATTGGTTTAGTTGAGAATAGAATGGTAGAGTATGTTCATCAAAAATTAGGGGAAGCCAAGCCTACGGGCAATATTAATCGAATATTTTTGGTCAGTAGCCGGCTTGGGAAAACTAACTTTAGAAAGGTTCGGGCTCTGGTAATCAAAAGCGAGGAATATCATCTTTCGACACTTGAAATTGAGAAGGATGGCGAAGAATCCATCGGGGAGCTCTTGCTTACTGAAGATCAGCAACTCTTCACGTTGAAACGCTTTTTTACAGATTCTGATGCCGCGAGAGAGATTTTATCCAATAAATTAAAAGAAAAGCTAGATCAAAGCTCTTTGTCAGACAGCGAAAAAACACAACTACTAAACTTGATCGGTGACATTGATTTGGACCGTTTACCATTCTCATATGAAGATAGCCAACTAAAGGTAAAAATCGTACAAGGTAGTCAAGAAACCACGCTTTCAATTCCCATATCGGAGTTATACCCTGTTCTAAACAGTGACTATCTATCTGAAGCAGATGTGGCAGGTTATAAAGAATATTTGCAAGAGTTAGAAGAATTAGAACGAAGAAAGACTGCAAGAAACATTTCTCTAACATTTGATGATGGTCCGAATTCCTCAACGACACCAGTGGTATTGGATTTGTTGAAGAAATACAATGCGAAGGCTACCTTCTTTGTCATCGGGCAAAATATTGAAGGAAATGAGTGGATTTTACAACGGATGAAAGCTGAAGGTCACGAGATTGCAAACCATACTTGGAGTCATGCAAATTTAACCAAACTTTCTCCGGATACCATTCGTCAAGAGGTTGAAAAAACACAAGTTGCCATAGAAAAAGCAGTTGGTCAGCGATCACGTTTGGTACGTCCTCCATATGGTGCAGTAAATAAGCAAGTCGCAAACGTTGTGAATCTTCCATCCATCTGTTGGAATGTAGATACCCTAGACTGGTCTTCACACAATCCGCAGGCGATTTTAAATCAAGTCAAGTCAAATGCTTGTCCTGGTTCCTTTATTTTGATGCATGATATTCATAAGGAAACTGTTAAGAGCTTGGATTCGGTATTGCAATTTTTAACTTCTCAAGGATACAGTATGGTTACCGTTTCAGAAAGTTTAGGTACTAATCTAAATACACAGTTTGTTTATTATGATCAACAATCGGCAACTATGCCAACGCAATAA
- a CDS encoding lactoylglutathione lyase, whose translation MASKKMLHACLRVENLEASQKFYEEGFGFKETRRKDYPEHKFTLVYLVLEGDDFEIELTYNYDHGPYIVGDGFSHLALSSDDLEGDNARHKELGYPTTDIKGLPGSPGRYYFVTDPDGYRVEVIRAD comes from the coding sequence ATGGCAAGTAAAAAAATGCTACATGCATGTTTGCGTGTTGAAAACCTAGAAGCATCTCAAAAATTTTATGAAGAGGGATTTGGATTTAAGGAAACCCGTCGCAAGGACTATCCAGAGCACAAGTTTACTTTGGTTTACTTAGTACTTGAAGGGGATGACTTTGAGATTGAATTGACTTACAATTATGATCATGGTCCATATATCGTAGGGGATGGCTTCTCACATCTAGCTCTTTCTTCGGATGACTTAGAAGGGGACAATGCGAGACACAAAGAATTGGGCTATCCAACGACAGATATAAAAGGCTTGCCAGGAAGTCCAGGTCGTTATTATTTTGTTACAGATCCTGATGGATACCGTGTAGAGGTTATTCGAGCGGATTAA
- a CDS encoding 2,3-bisphosphoglycerate-dependent phosphoglycerate mutase: MVKLVFARHGESEWNKANLFTGWADVDLSEKGTQQAIDAGKLIKEAGIEFDLAYTSVLKRAIKTTNLALEAADQLWVPVEKTWRLNERHYGGLTGLNKAEAAAEFGDEQVHIWRRSYDTLPPEMAKDHEHSAHTDRRYAHLDDSVIPDAENLKVTLERALPFWEDKIAPALKDGKNVFVGAHGNSIRALVKHIKQLSDDEIMDVEIPNFPPLVFELDENLNIVKEYYLEA, translated from the coding sequence ATGGTAAAATTGGTTTTTGCTCGCCATGGTGAGTCTGAATGGAACAAAGCTAACCTTTTCACTGGTTGGGCTGATGTTGATTTGTCTGAAAAAGGTACACAACAAGCAATTGATGCTGGTAAATTAATCAAAGAAGCAGGTATCGAATTTGACCTTGCTTATACATCTGTTTTGAAACGTGCTATCAAGACTACAAACTTGGCTCTTGAAGCTGCAGATCAATTATGGGTACCAGTTGAAAAAACTTGGCGTTTAAACGAACGTCACTACGGTGGTTTGACAGGTTTGAACAAAGCAGAAGCTGCTGCTGAATTTGGTGATGAGCAAGTGCACATCTGGCGTCGTTCTTATGATACTTTGCCACCAGAAATGGCTAAAGATCATGAGCATTCAGCACACACTGACCGTCGCTATGCACATCTTGATGACTCAGTTATTCCAGATGCAGAAAACTTGAAAGTTACGCTTGAGCGCGCCCTTCCATTCTGGGAAGATAAAATTGCTCCAGCATTGAAAGACGGTAAAAACGTGTTCGTAGGTGCACATGGTAACTCAATCCGTGCCCTTGTAAAACACATCAAACAATTGTCTGATGACGAAATCATGGATGTGGAAATTCCAAACTTCCCACCACTTGTATTCGAATTGGATGAAAACTTGAACATTGTGAAAGAGTACTACTTGGAAGCATAA